GGCAAAAAGGGTGAGCTGGTCGACGGCTTCGCCAAGCTGCAGGCAGACGGCAGCACGGCCTGCGGCAACTGGATCTATTGCCAGAGCTACAACGAAAAGGGGAACATGATGGCCAGGCGGGTGAAAAAGGACCCCACCGGCCTGGGGATGTTTCCCGAGTGGTCCTGGTGCTGGCCGGTGAACCGGCGCATCATCTACAATCGGGCTTCGGTCAACCTGGAGGGCAAGCCGTTCAATGTGAAGAAGGCGGTTGTTTATTGGAACCCGCTGGCGGTTCTGCCCGACGGCAAGCTGGGCAAGTGGGAAGGGGATGTGCCCGACGGGCCGTGGCCACCCATGGCCGATGCCAAGGACGGGCGCAAGCCGTTCATCATGCGTGCTGACGGCCTGGGGGCACTCTTCGGGCCAGGCTTGAAGGATGGGCCGTTCCCCGAACATTACGAACCTGTGGAATCGCCGGTAGCGAAAAACCTGCTGTCGAAGCAGCAGATCAATCCGGCGGTGAAGATCTTTGCCGATGGCACAATTCCTGAGGATGTGCTGGCCTCGGCTGACAGCAAATTTCCCCTTGTGGCGACTACCTACCGGGTTACCGAACATTGGCAGACAGGCGTTATGACCCGTAACACCCCTTGGCTGCTGGAACTGCAACCGCGGCAGTTCGTGGAAATGAGCGTTGAACTGGCCAAGGAGAAGGGGCTGAATAATGGCGATCAGGTTGTAGTTTCCTCGGCCCGGGGAAGCATCGAGGCTGTGGCCGTGGTTACGCCGCGCCTGAAGCCCATGAAGATTGGAGACCGTCTTGTGCACCAGGTTGGGCTGCCATGGTGTTTCGGCTGGTGTACACCGGGAGTGGGGGATGCGGCCAATCTGCTGACACCGACTGCCGGGGATGCCAATACCATGATCCCGGAAACCAAGGCCTTCATGGTCACGCTGAAGAGAAGGGGGTGAGCGCCATGACCGATACCAGGAAAGGATTTCTTATAGATACTTCCCGCTGCATCGGCTGCCGTTCATGTCAGGTGGCCTGCAAGCAGTGGAACAAGCTGGATGCGGAGAAAACGGGCAAGGAGCAGGTGGTTGCCGATGCAGAGCTGACCGCCAACCTCTATAACCGCATCCACTTTATGGAAAGGGCAAACGACGCCGGGGTCACCTGGGCCTTCTTCAACGAGCGCTGCATGCACTGCGGCGATGCCGGCTGCCTTAAGGTCTGTCCCTCGCCGGGGGCGCTCTATCGTACCAGGGACGGCATTATCGCCTATAACAAAGAAAAGTGTATCTCCTGCAAGTACTGTGTTTCTGCCTGCCCCTTCAACATCCCCCGTTATGGCGCTGACGACAAGTTGGCCAAGTGCCACGTCTGCCAGGATCGTGTTGCCGGCGGCATGGCACCGGCCTGCGCCAAGTCATGTCCTACCGGGGCCATCACCTTCGGCAACCGCAGCGAGCTCATTACCAAGGCCAAGGCCGCCAAAAAGAAACTCTACGGCGAAAATGACTTGCTCGGGCTCGGTGTGGTCTATGCACTGGAGGGGCCGCCGGCCGATTACGGTCTGCCTGCCAAGCCATCGATCCCCCTTTCCATTTTTCTCTGGAAAGACGTGGTCAAGCCTTTGGGAATCCTCGGCTTCTGGGGGAGTATCGGCGCCATGCTGCTCCACTACGTGACGGTGGGGCCGAAACGGCCTGAACATGAGAATGGAAACGGCACGGAGGAAAGACATGAGTAACTATATCGATCGTTTCAATACCAAGGAACGGGTGCTGCACTGGTTCGTCACCACGACCTTTTTTACTCTTCTTCTCTCGGGACTGGGGCTTTACTCGCGGCTTTTTACCGGCTACTTCAACCTCTTCGGCGGCGGCCAGAAGGCTATTACCATTCATAAGATCGCCGGTGTCCTTTTCTTTGTCAGCTCCCTCATTCTTTTCCTCCACAACCGTGCCAGAACCGTTGATTTCAACCGTGATGACCTGGAATGGTGCCGCTACCTCGGGGGGTACCTGAGCCGGGAAGAAATTCACCTGAAGGTGGGCAAGTTCAACGCCGGACAAAAAGTATTCG
This region of Geotalea daltonii FRC-32 genomic DNA includes:
- a CDS encoding 4Fe-4S dicluster domain-containing protein, with amino-acid sequence MTDTRKGFLIDTSRCIGCRSCQVACKQWNKLDAEKTGKEQVVADAELTANLYNRIHFMERANDAGVTWAFFNERCMHCGDAGCLKVCPSPGALYRTRDGIIAYNKEKCISCKYCVSACPFNIPRYGADDKLAKCHVCQDRVAGGMAPACAKSCPTGAITFGNRSELITKAKAAKKKLYGENDLLGLGVVYALEGPPADYGLPAKPSIPLSIFLWKDVVKPLGILGFWGSIGAMLLHYVTVGPKRPEHENGNGTEERHE
- a CDS encoding formate dehydrogenase subunit gamma — its product is MSNYIDRFNTKERVLHWFVTTTFFTLLLSGLGLYSRLFTGYFNLFGGGQKAITIHKIAGVLFFVSSLILFLHNRARTVDFNRDDLEWCRYLGGYLSREEIHLKVGKFNAGQKVFGVFIGLATLFLGITGVFIWWPLAFPRWIVQLSLLIHGLLFVLSAMFVVVHVYLGTIGNPGTLEAMLWGKVSRAWAKKHHPKWYKEVTGE